TCGCGTTGGCGTCGAGCTTCCAGTAGGCGACCAGTCCGGGTGGAGTGCCCGGGAGCGTCTTGTTGATCCAGAAGCGCAGGTCCGACTGGCTGCGTGCCACCGACCAGAGGCGGACCTCGTCGATCGCTCCGGTGGGCGTGTGCTGCCAGGAGACGTCGCCGCCGATCCGCATCTCGCTCGTCGAGGTGGTGAGCGGTCCTGACTCGGTGTAGGCGTACACCTGTTCGCCGTTGATGTAGTGGCGCCGCGTCGAGCCGTCGTACGTCACGGCGATGTGTGTCCACTCGTTGGCCGGGATGACGCCGCCGCTCCTCGCGGAGCCGCCTCCTTTGATGTAGGAACGCAGCGTCGGCTTTCCTCCGACGGTGCAGAGGCCGATCCACCAGGCTTGCATGTAGTTCTTGCCGGCGATCGAGCGGCAATCCTCGGCGGCGCTGTTGTTGCGAATCGCCACCCAGGCTTCGAAGGTGAACTCTCCGGTCGGATTGAGGCTCGCATCGTGCGGGATCGAGAGGTAGCTCTGCGTGGGCTCGCCGGGCACGGAGACGAAGGCCCCGAACGGCTGGGCGCCGGCAGATGCCACGAAGCTGAAGGCCGTGGCAAGAAGCAATGCGGGGGTCAGACGCAAGCGAGAACGTCTCATGAAGGTCTCCTCCTGTGGGTGGTGCGCCGAAGTCTACACGGCGGCCGTCAGGCCGGGGAGACCAGCATCGCGTCGCCGTAGGAGTAGAAGCGGTAGCCGCAGGCCACGGCCTCGCGGTAGGCCGCGAGCACGCGGTCGCGTCCACCGAGCGCGCAGACGAGCAGGAGCAAGGTCGACCGCGGCAGGTGGAAATTGGTCAGCAGCGCGTCGACGGTCCGGAAGGCGAAACCGGGGGTGATGAAGAGCGCCGTCCGTCCGCTGCCGGCGACGATCACGCCGTCGTGCGCCGCCGCGACGCTCTCGAGCGTGCGCACGACGGTGGTCCCCACCGCGACGATGCGACCGCCGCGGGCGCGCGTCTCGGCGATCGCCCTGGCGGTGGCTTCGGGCACCTCGTAGCGCTCCTCATCCATGCGGTGCTCGTGCACCAGGTCGACCGTGACCGGTTTGAAGGTGCCGATTCCGACATGCAGGGTGACCGTTGCGCGGGCGATCCCCCGCGCTGCCAGCCGGTCGAGCAACTGCGGCGTGAAGTGGAGTCCGGCGGTCGGCGCGGCGATCGCTCCGGGCCGGGCGGCGAAGACCGTCTGATAGCGCTCGCGGTCGGCCGCGGCGTCGGGTCGCTTGATGTAGGGAGGAAGCGGCACGTGGCCGAGCGCGTCGAGGTGCGGCTCGACCGGGGCGGAGAAGCGCACCCGGCGGCGGCCGTCGCCGAGCCGCGCGACGACTTCGGCCGACAGGGTGTCGTCGAGCAGCAGCCGCGTGCCGGGCTGGGCCTTTCGCCCCGGGCGCACGAGACACTCCCATTCGGCGTCGTCGAGCTTCTCGACGAGCAGCAGCTCGACGCGCCCGCCGCCGCCGTCGGCCGTGGCCGCTCGCCGGGCGAAGAGGCGGGCCGGGATCACCCGCGTGTCGTTGACCACCAGGAGATCGCCCGGTTGCAGCAGCTCCGGCAGGTCGGCGATCTGCCGGTGGCGTGCCTGTCCCGCGGCGGCGAGGACCAGCAGACGGCTCTCGCCGCGCGGTGCGGCCTCTTGCGCGATCGCCGCGTCGGGCAGGTCGAAGTCGAAGTCGGAGATCAGCATCGCCGTGTCACGAGGTGCGTCGACCGGCGGCGCGCCGCGGGTCCATCCGGTCGCGCAGGCCCTCGCCGACCAGGTTGAAGGCGAGCACGGCGATCGCCACGGCGGCCCCGGGAAAGGCGGCGATCCACCAGGCGGAGCCGAGCACGTCGCGGCCATCGGCGACGAGACTCCCCCAACTCGCGCGCGGGGGCTGGATGCCGAGGCCGAGGAAG
This genomic window from Holophagales bacterium contains:
- the queA gene encoding tRNA preQ1(34) S-adenosylmethionine ribosyltransferase-isomerase QueA, which produces MLISDFDFDLPDAAIAQEAAPRGESRLLVLAAAGQARHRQIADLPELLQPGDLLVVNDTRVIPARLFARRAATADGGGGRVELLLVEKLDDAEWECLVRPGRKAQPGTRLLLDDTLSAEVVARLGDGRRRVRFSAPVEPHLDALGHVPLPPYIKRPDAAADRERYQTVFAARPGAIAAPTAGLHFTPQLLDRLAARGIARATVTLHVGIGTFKPVTVDLVHEHRMDEERYEVPEATARAIAETRARGGRIVAVGTTVVRTLESVAAAHDGVIVAGSGRTALFITPGFAFRTVDALLTNFHLPRSTLLLLVCALGGRDRVLAAYREAVACGYRFYSYGDAMLVSPA
- a CDS encoding LamG domain-containing protein; amino-acid sequence: MRRSRLRLTPALLLATAFSFVASAGAQPFGAFVSVPGEPTQSYLSIPHDASLNPTGEFTFEAWVAIRNNSAAEDCRSIAGKNYMQAWWIGLCTVGGKPTLRSYIKGGGSARSGGVIPANEWTHIAVTYDGSTRRHYINGEQVYAYTESGPLTTSTSEMRIGGDVSWQHTPTGAIDEVRLWSVARSQSDLRFWINKTLPGTPPGLVAYWKLDANANDAAGGHDGTSHGAAYLTSPVAGGCTGSASALCLYNRFLVTVQWRDNAGVVSNAQVVPGVGTAQSGLLYFINADNWELLAKMVEGCGLNSRYWVFVSGSTELFYRLNITDVTHGVNKVYFSYNGTNPPAITDTDAFAVCP